In Winkia neuii, a genomic segment contains:
- a CDS encoding DNA-methyltransferase: MEHTWTVTADTVFHADNMDVLGHLPSESFQLIYIDPPFNTGKVQKRQSLKTVAAEDGGRIGFKGQSYKEVRGRIYSYNDSFADYWEFLYPRLQEAWRLLKPSGTLYLHLDFREVHYAKVLLDALFGRSCFLNEIIWAYDYGARAKRKWPAKHDNILVYVKDPTAYYFNNAEVDREPYMAPGLVTPEKRERGKLPTDVWWHTIVSPTGKEKTGYATQKPLGVLRRIVAASSAKDDWVLDFFAGSGTTGAAASELGRHFVLVDQNPAAIETMQTRFADQQVDFR; this comes from the coding sequence ATGGAACACACTTGGACCGTCACAGCCGATACCGTCTTTCATGCGGACAATATGGACGTGCTGGGCCATCTGCCCTCCGAGTCTTTCCAACTCATCTACATAGATCCCCCATTCAATACTGGCAAGGTGCAAAAACGCCAGTCTCTAAAGACCGTCGCGGCAGAAGATGGTGGGCGCATCGGTTTCAAGGGGCAAAGCTATAAGGAAGTGCGCGGCAGGATCTATTCCTACAACGATTCCTTTGCGGACTACTGGGAGTTCCTCTACCCCAGGCTGCAGGAAGCCTGGCGGCTATTAAAACCCTCCGGCACCCTGTATCTTCACCTAGATTTTCGGGAAGTCCACTACGCAAAAGTGCTGTTGGATGCCCTCTTTGGGCGCTCCTGCTTCCTGAACGAAATTATTTGGGCTTACGACTACGGTGCCCGTGCTAAACGAAAGTGGCCGGCCAAGCACGACAACATTTTGGTGTACGTAAAAGACCCAACGGCCTACTATTTCAACAATGCCGAGGTCGACCGCGAACCTTACATGGCTCCCGGCCTGGTTACCCCGGAAAAGCGCGAGCGCGGCAAACTCCCCACCGACGTGTGGTGGCATACGATCGTGTCCCCTACTGGCAAAGAGAAAACTGGCTATGCCACCCAAAAGCCCTTGGGGGTACTTCGGCGGATAGTGGCGGCCTCTTCGGCAAAGGACGATTGGGTGCTGGATTTCTTCGCCGGCTCGGGTACAACAGGGGCTGCAGCCAGCGAACTGGGACGCCATTTCGTACTGGTCGACCAAAACCCGGCTGCCATAGAAACGATGCAGACCAGGTTTGCGGACCAGCAGGTAGATTTCCGCTAG
- a CDS encoding asparagine synthetase B family protein has protein sequence MWTPLSTSAETLKLLRGDLTDEALSAIAGQWMVVDRRADKLVVASDRVRSHPLLYAWDGRKWIITDDVELFRSRNLWHLSRADAQLFAHMAFVLADRTLLDGVYSLQAGTKVTLEENGERRVSPYFTYAFDPEPITDEGEYHALFEEALTTSLQRVLDQAGSRQLVVPLSGGLDSRLMAALLKKLGAANILTFTYGKENSPESGISKAVADDLGLPWIYVPMPVEEVQQAWHSEEGHRFVAQTWKGTSLPHVQDFFALTQMREQELVAPDAVFLPGHTIVGNMHDEQILEHRPSGQELNLILASHHASQQGRARSVCANPLWLESVRAVASQVGLGHANRDLQAYLEWFNLIERQAKYINNSMCGYEFFGYSWALPMLDLPMWQAWLAGSEALTATRAWYARFTADIYYQITGKEMGLFAPRSTQMNASLKARLLAGMRLVGADKALSKYRSIRTMLNHPMSFEAFASTDKVHQLGSYLAGATQMGLWADEFLTGRWGDVLPRS, from the coding sequence TTGTGGACTCCGCTATCGACCTCGGCTGAAACTCTTAAACTCCTTCGCGGCGACCTGACGGACGAGGCGCTTTCCGCTATTGCCGGGCAGTGGATGGTAGTAGATCGGCGTGCGGACAAGCTCGTGGTGGCCAGCGACAGAGTGCGTTCGCATCCGCTTCTATACGCCTGGGATGGGCGCAAGTGGATCATTACTGACGATGTAGAGCTATTTCGGAGCCGAAACCTGTGGCACCTGAGTAGGGCGGACGCGCAGCTGTTTGCGCACATGGCGTTTGTGCTCGCCGATCGCACTTTGCTAGACGGGGTGTATTCCTTGCAAGCGGGCACCAAGGTGACCTTAGAAGAGAACGGAGAGCGTCGCGTCAGCCCGTACTTCACCTACGCCTTCGATCCAGAACCGATCACTGACGAGGGCGAATACCACGCACTCTTTGAAGAGGCGCTGACCACCTCGCTGCAGCGAGTATTGGACCAGGCTGGTTCCCGGCAGTTGGTGGTGCCACTTTCCGGTGGGCTGGATTCTAGGCTTATGGCAGCGTTGCTAAAAAAGCTTGGTGCTGCCAATATCCTCACCTTCACCTATGGTAAGGAAAACTCCCCAGAAAGTGGCATATCGAAGGCGGTAGCCGATGATCTAGGGCTGCCATGGATATATGTGCCCATGCCGGTGGAAGAGGTGCAGCAGGCATGGCATTCGGAAGAAGGACACCGCTTCGTCGCGCAGACGTGGAAGGGAACGTCGCTGCCGCACGTGCAGGACTTCTTTGCCCTGACCCAGATGCGCGAGCAGGAACTGGTCGCCCCTGATGCCGTCTTCTTGCCCGGGCATACCATCGTGGGAAACATGCACGATGAACAGATCCTTGAGCATCGTCCTAGCGGCCAGGAGCTGAATCTAATCTTGGCTAGCCATCACGCCTCCCAGCAGGGGAGGGCTAGAAGTGTATGCGCGAACCCGCTCTGGCTGGAATCTGTCCGCGCAGTCGCCAGCCAGGTAGGCCTCGGCCACGCCAACCGGGATTTGCAGGCATATTTGGAATGGTTCAACCTGATCGAGCGGCAGGCAAAATACATCAACAATTCCATGTGTGGCTATGAGTTCTTCGGCTACAGCTGGGCGCTGCCGATGCTTGACCTTCCCATGTGGCAGGCGTGGCTAGCTGGCAGCGAAGCACTGACTGCAACCAGAGCGTGGTATGCGCGTTTTACTGCCGATATCTACTATCAGATAACGGGCAAAGAGATGGGGCTGTTTGCCCCAAGGTCCACACAAATGAACGCCTCGCTAAAGGCTAGGCTATTGGCAGGTATGCGGCTGGTAGGAGCCGACAAGGCGCTCTCTAAGTACCGGTCAATCCGCACGATGCTCAACCATCCCATGTCTTTTGAGGCGTTTGCCAGCACAGATAAGGTGCACCAGTTGGGAAGCTACCTAGCCGGCGCAACGCAGATGGGCCTTTGGGCAGATGAATTCCTGACCGGGCGTTGGGGGGATGTGCTTCCCCGCAGCTAG
- a CDS encoding oligosaccharide flippase family protein, whose translation MNFRERTAKWVQIQKKKSPILAAILTLMSGTMLSQVVTFIFQIFINRIYTDYEKGLFGIYGTITTFVIAVAALRFDITLILPKDNVSARVLKKLATRSIVVSSLLTSLFCIVFSKALTDHYHHSPELAKWLMVSGITVFLLAEITNIQYWLTRQERFGELASNRVLQTVSIVVLQLVMGLVLHGSLTGLVIGTMAGQLIAFIAIHIRTPELRRPLPEDAPSMRSMLVRYKNMPLLNGPNVLVDSIRNMGINLLIGSVAVAALGQFQLAWAIMQVPIALIAGSVSQVFLKKLAVTEPGKMRTLVRFTLVRAAMVAVVPFAALFVVAPWLFPFLFGAQWDQAGYFAQALTPWLYMTVLTSPISNIFVVTENQKQMLVFAIFYCVVPLAWLWFSPLALLPSIFVLGALMAFLLVVQLVMAWCCAARYDKRA comes from the coding sequence ATGAATTTCCGCGAGCGCACTGCAAAATGGGTACAGATTCAAAAAAAGAAGAGTCCCATTCTTGCCGCTATCCTTACTCTGATGTCCGGCACCATGTTGTCGCAGGTTGTAACCTTCATCTTCCAGATCTTTATTAACCGGATCTATACCGACTATGAAAAGGGCCTATTCGGAATCTACGGCACAATCACTACTTTTGTGATCGCCGTGGCTGCCTTGCGTTTCGATATCACCTTAATACTGCCGAAAGACAATGTTTCTGCAAGAGTGCTTAAGAAACTTGCTACGCGATCTATCGTAGTTAGTTCCTTACTTACTTCCCTATTCTGCATTGTCTTTTCGAAGGCGCTAACGGATCACTATCACCATTCCCCTGAGCTAGCTAAATGGCTTATGGTAAGTGGCATTACCGTGTTCTTGCTAGCCGAAATAACCAATATCCAATATTGGCTTACGCGCCAGGAGCGCTTCGGAGAGCTGGCCTCTAACAGGGTGCTACAGACCGTCTCTATCGTAGTTTTGCAGCTTGTCATGGGGTTGGTGCTACACGGGTCTTTGACCGGCTTGGTAATTGGCACAATGGCCGGCCAGCTTATTGCATTCATCGCCATCCACATTCGCACTCCGGAGCTGCGCCGCCCGCTTCCCGAAGACGCGCCCTCGATGCGCTCGATGTTAGTGCGCTACAAGAACATGCCTCTGCTAAACGGCCCGAACGTGCTTGTCGATTCGATTAGGAACATGGGCATCAACCTGCTCATCGGCTCCGTTGCGGTTGCCGCGTTGGGCCAGTTCCAGCTGGCCTGGGCAATCATGCAGGTGCCAATTGCGCTCATCGCTGGGTCAGTCTCGCAGGTCTTCCTGAAAAAGTTGGCGGTGACCGAACCCGGCAAGATGCGCACCCTAGTACGTTTTACGCTGGTCCGGGCCGCGATGGTGGCGGTAGTGCCTTTCGCCGCCCTCTTCGTGGTAGCCCCCTGGCTGTTCCCGTTCCTATTTGGCGCGCAGTGGGATCAGGCGGGCTACTTCGCCCAGGCGCTCACGCCTTGGCTCTACATGACGGTGCTGACTTCGCCCATTTCTAACATCTTTGTGGTCACCGAGAACCAGAAACAAATGCTGGTATTCGCCATTTTCTACTGCGTGGTGCCGCTAGCGTGGCTCTGGTTCTCACCGCTAGCTCTGCTGCCGTCTATATTTGTCTTGGGCGCCCTGATGGCATTCTTACTGGTCGTACAGCTGGTTATGGCCTGGTGCTGCGCCGCCCGCTACGACAAGCGCGCCTAG
- a CDS encoding glycosyltransferase: MQKRLHVLWVPSWYPNEKSPFNGSFFREQVAMLRAAGMKVGVLALDAVKPWEVDLTLRPTIEDGIRVIRGAVAGMPHERLPLESAMFKVQCQRALREYERLEGVPDIVHAHSVYPAITIAASASRKWAVPYCLTEHRPSSTNRNVRVGRGKHIYKEVRAAGARATVSQPFADVLAEYYRTAPWQVIALPVPQEAFDAPMQSGEGFTLLHVSHLGENKRPKLLLSTFAKAREQLPELRLRIGGKGQPGEIDQLQDYARTLGVDAAVEFLGAVERDQVFALMGSADAFVLASAVEAGGTVLAEAQACGLPCIATRTWAGKFMVPPEAGITVPIDNAEALAHAMVQVAEAGRFDRQQIRSHAHERFSEAAFTRANLALYKEALG; this comes from the coding sequence ATGCAGAAACGGTTGCACGTATTGTGGGTTCCTTCTTGGTATCCGAACGAAAAGAGCCCCTTCAACGGCTCTTTCTTCCGGGAACAGGTGGCCATGCTGCGGGCAGCCGGAATGAAGGTTGGGGTGCTGGCTCTGGACGCGGTTAAGCCGTGGGAGGTCGACCTGACGCTGCGGCCAACTATCGAGGACGGAATTCGGGTCATCCGGGGAGCCGTTGCAGGCATGCCTCACGAGCGGCTGCCGCTAGAATCCGCGATGTTCAAAGTCCAGTGTCAGCGGGCATTGCGTGAGTATGAGCGATTGGAAGGCGTGCCGGACATAGTCCATGCGCACTCGGTGTACCCGGCTATTACCATTGCCGCTAGCGCCTCCCGCAAGTGGGCGGTTCCTTACTGCCTCACCGAGCATCGCCCGTCCTCGACCAACCGGAATGTGCGGGTAGGGCGCGGCAAACATATCTACAAAGAGGTGCGGGCGGCCGGTGCGCGGGCGACGGTGTCCCAGCCCTTTGCCGACGTGTTGGCAGAGTACTACCGCACTGCTCCGTGGCAGGTCATTGCCCTGCCCGTGCCGCAGGAAGCTTTTGATGCCCCCATGCAATCGGGGGAGGGCTTCACCCTCTTGCACGTTTCCCACTTGGGCGAAAACAAAAGGCCCAAGCTGCTTCTTTCAACCTTTGCGAAAGCGCGCGAGCAACTGCCGGAACTTCGCCTGCGGATTGGCGGCAAGGGGCAGCCCGGCGAAATCGACCAGCTACAGGATTACGCCCGGACCCTGGGCGTGGACGCCGCGGTGGAGTTCCTAGGTGCCGTAGAGCGCGACCAGGTATTTGCGCTGATGGGTAGCGCTGACGCCTTCGTGCTTGCCAGTGCTGTGGAGGCCGGCGGCACAGTTCTGGCTGAGGCACAAGCTTGCGGCCTGCCATGCATTGCCACGCGCACCTGGGCGGGCAAGTTCATGGTGCCACCGGAGGCAGGGATAACCGTGCCTATCGACAACGCGGAGGCACTCGCGCACGCCATGGTGCAAGTGGCCGAGGCCGGCAGGTTCGACCGGCAGCAGATTCGCTCCCACGCCCACGAACGTTTCAGCGAAGCCGCTTTTACCAGGGCGAACCTCGCCCTCTACAAAGAGGCGCTCGGCTAG
- the wecB gene encoding non-hydrolyzing UDP-N-acetylglucosamine 2-epimerase: MRVVSVVGARPQFVKLAPIAHAFAKAGIEHQIIHTGQHYDPMLSDVFFADLNIPAPDIHLGVGSGSHGVQTGRILAAMDDAYARLKPDWVLVYGDTNSTLAGALSAVKLHYKVAHLEAGLRSYNRAMPEEINRIMTDHAADLLLTPTAEGAAHLKEEGLADRTRIVGDVMGDILLQVRDQVAGSPSPVMQEFAIAEKSYSLATIHRAENTDDPARLRAILTSLSQVSHKVVLLAHPRLVAKCEEHGIDLYGIGGNLALHKPLAYPELIASALHARGVLTDSGGLQKEAFMLRVPCTTVRPQTEWVETVKLGWNVLVEPGEELVRAAQRELPAEPPAELAHPYGDGAAAEKVAQVLLAEQR, from the coding sequence ATGCGAGTTGTTTCAGTTGTAGGGGCAAGGCCGCAGTTCGTGAAGCTTGCGCCCATTGCTCACGCCTTCGCTAAGGCGGGAATAGAACATCAAATAATTCATACAGGACAGCATTATGATCCGATGCTTTCCGACGTATTCTTTGCCGATTTAAATATCCCGGCTCCGGATATTCATCTGGGAGTTGGTTCTGGTTCTCATGGGGTGCAAACTGGGCGCATCCTTGCTGCAATGGATGACGCATATGCAAGACTGAAGCCGGATTGGGTGCTAGTTTACGGTGATACAAATTCCACCCTGGCTGGTGCGCTAAGTGCTGTAAAACTGCACTACAAGGTTGCTCACTTAGAGGCCGGGCTGCGTTCTTACAACCGCGCTATGCCCGAGGAAATAAATCGGATAATGACCGACCACGCGGCCGACCTCCTGCTTACCCCGACCGCCGAGGGCGCCGCGCACCTAAAGGAAGAAGGACTGGCAGATAGGACGCGTATCGTCGGCGACGTGATGGGCGACATTCTCCTGCAAGTGCGCGACCAGGTAGCAGGCTCGCCCTCGCCCGTGATGCAGGAGTTTGCAATAGCGGAAAAGTCGTATTCGCTCGCAACTATTCATCGTGCGGAAAACACGGACGATCCGGCAAGGTTGCGAGCCATTCTGACTTCCCTGTCCCAGGTGTCCCACAAGGTGGTGCTGCTGGCTCATCCGCGACTCGTCGCAAAGTGCGAGGAGCACGGGATTGACCTGTATGGCATTGGAGGCAACCTGGCCTTGCATAAGCCCCTTGCCTACCCAGAGCTAATAGCTTCGGCGCTACACGCTAGGGGAGTGCTCACGGATTCGGGTGGGTTGCAGAAGGAAGCATTCATGCTCAGGGTGCCCTGTACTACTGTTCGCCCCCAAACGGAATGGGTCGAGACGGTAAAGCTGGGATGGAACGTCCTGGTAGAGCCGGGCGAAGAACTAGTGCGGGCAGCGCAGCGGGAACTACCTGCCGAACCGCCGGCAGAATTGGCTCACCCATATGGGGATGGCGCCGCTGCCGAAAAGGTGGCGCAGGTACTGCTCGCCGAGCAAAGGTAG
- a CDS encoding glycosyltransferase, producing the protein MKGYLKAHTHFFLPSEQMAEYLDLPEKTSYSALPPAGDSNQVLPLPDSALTLFYVGGIGAHYKLNAFIDAARSIPQIRVNLVTRKKQWDEAIASYPTFQSPQIHPYHLNANELDDLYAQSHIGVLAVEPSDYRRFAVPLKLFEYLSRGRPILVTEGTEAARIVSSFNAGWVVPYTAEAIAATLRRLQGNRAEVQAKAANAVSAAKVNTWADRARTVADTLTGKSK; encoded by the coding sequence ATGAAAGGGTACTTGAAAGCACACACGCATTTCTTCCTGCCCTCAGAGCAAATGGCGGAGTACCTGGATCTGCCGGAAAAAACTAGCTATTCCGCGCTGCCTCCGGCCGGGGACTCCAACCAAGTCTTACCGTTGCCAGACTCCGCTCTGACACTCTTCTATGTAGGCGGTATCGGCGCACACTACAAGCTGAATGCATTCATAGATGCGGCAAGGTCGATACCGCAAATTCGGGTAAATCTTGTCACCAGAAAGAAGCAATGGGACGAAGCCATAGCTTCCTACCCCACCTTCCAGTCGCCCCAAATTCATCCATATCACCTAAACGCCAACGAGCTAGATGATCTTTACGCACAAAGCCACATTGGAGTGTTGGCGGTTGAGCCTTCGGACTATCGCCGCTTCGCAGTGCCTCTAAAGCTCTTCGAGTACCTTTCCAGGGGCCGACCGATCCTGGTGACGGAGGGAACCGAAGCTGCCCGGATAGTTAGTAGTTTTAATGCCGGCTGGGTTGTCCCGTACACGGCGGAGGCTATTGCCGCTACTTTGCGGCGGTTGCAGGGTAATCGTGCCGAGGTTCAAGCCAAGGCAGCCAACGCGGTCTCGGCTGCGAAGGTAAATACCTGGGCTGACCGGGCTCGCACGGTAGCCGATACGCTAACCGGGAAGAGTAAGTAG
- a CDS encoding glycosyltransferase, with protein MRVAYTVGISKCPPTYFTVQHAELMDNDAALFGLVLEKHDASISIPFKAAVPSIGGRLPFRMREYLEPAFLPHLSNMIRRWHPDIIHQHFGVWSRPAARAARKSGIPMVVTLHGFDVFLRLAPPSTLMQRWHHLNFDTATSTAAKVLPVSKFLADKAAQAGVKKKKIHVHYQGINTDFFTPPSQPVENEVPTILHVGAISEAKGIPRLLAASALIEDEFPHQLQLVGAGPLVGFVKDFARSHPQVHYLGSQSRLGVREAMRAADIFVLATEKNGNREEAAGLVTLEAQACATPVLVNRSGGAPEMLVDGETGLTAQRGNASDMAAQLRVLLSMSAAERADMGTRGRNFVVKERSLARSCAQLEEIYQALTAN; from the coding sequence ATGCGCGTCGCCTACACCGTGGGCATCAGTAAGTGCCCTCCGACTTACTTCACTGTCCAGCACGCGGAGTTGATGGACAATGATGCTGCTCTATTTGGGTTGGTACTCGAAAAACACGACGCTTCGATTTCTATCCCATTCAAGGCGGCTGTTCCATCGATAGGTGGGCGTCTTCCTTTCCGAATGCGCGAATATTTAGAGCCCGCCTTTTTGCCTCATCTTTCCAACATGATTCGAAGGTGGCACCCAGATATCATCCACCAGCACTTCGGGGTGTGGTCTCGGCCTGCTGCCAGAGCCGCCCGGAAGTCTGGCATCCCTATGGTGGTAACCCTGCACGGTTTTGATGTTTTCCTGCGGTTAGCCCCACCTAGCACCCTTATGCAAAGGTGGCACCACCTGAACTTCGATACGGCCACTTCCACTGCCGCTAAGGTATTGCCGGTCAGTAAGTTCCTAGCTGACAAGGCTGCCCAGGCCGGCGTGAAAAAGAAGAAGATTCACGTCCACTACCAGGGCATCAACACGGATTTCTTCACCCCGCCCTCACAACCTGTTGAAAATGAAGTTCCCACTATTTTGCACGTGGGCGCCATCAGCGAGGCAAAAGGCATCCCCCGCCTACTTGCGGCATCGGCACTTATCGAGGACGAATTCCCCCACCAATTACAGCTGGTGGGGGCCGGCCCACTGGTTGGCTTCGTGAAGGACTTTGCCCGTTCTCACCCCCAAGTGCACTACCTGGGCAGCCAGAGTCGCCTCGGCGTGCGCGAGGCCATGCGGGCGGCAGATATTTTCGTCCTCGCAACCGAAAAGAATGGTAATCGGGAGGAAGCAGCAGGACTAGTGACGCTGGAGGCGCAAGCCTGCGCTACTCCCGTACTTGTGAACCGATCCGGGGGTGCCCCAGAGATGCTGGTAGATGGCGAAACAGGCCTCACCGCGCAACGGGGCAACGCTTCTGACATGGCAGCGCAGCTACGGGTGCTGCTGTCTATGAGCGCTGCCGAGCGGGCAGACATGGGCACCCGAGGGCGGAACTTCGTAGTAAAAGAACGCAGCCTCGCCCGTTCGTGCGCGCAGCTCGAAGAGATCTACCAGGCCCTTACTGCAAACTAG
- a CDS encoding Na+/H+ antiporter, translating into MQTLHFVILLATIVLLSSVLDQFLPRLALPLVQIALGAAGALFLSQPLSLGMDPDLFLILFIAPLLFDESKHVSKSALAKNLGGILSLALALVFASVLAVGFLLHWASPSIPLAAAFALGAALGPTDAVATSALSPSVALDERQNALLSGEALINDASGIVSFQFAVAAAVTGLFSVADASSAFAKTFLGGLGIGLVLGIVSLILLGIVRLIGLESTVFHVTFELLSPFVIYLLAESLHVSGILAVVAAGLTTTLFTPRVGTSYSARVRLVSSSVWEVLTFVLNGVVFVLLGTQFPSVMRSSWRREGSGLTMVGLVFLLSFALIVLRFVWIYVMEALRGRTWRVPLRKAATTTLAGPKGAVTLSIMFTLPQMASNAKPFPARDELIFLASGIILVTLLLANFLLPVLSPKKGDAKEESRMRWGEAEVLRRTISALRSRHGTSAPLAVAALTRRYNREIRELEEAGTYAEQIRQARLQVVTGQLNHAAALREEEKITEATFRQLQMILSRTKEGLIRRGKTKRRLLKTLPRLFQRLLLGFQRRNRAGSEQIDPHQILAARVLLEKKTLAELAERKANGDEAAAHLVGEHQELADLLRERLEAYQMRTQRRPMDGDRTKQKQELSASMEALEAEALRLRLGYVGELREEGRITDQIANALRDDVYLLQMNLSGATL; encoded by the coding sequence GTGCAGACTCTCCATTTCGTTATCCTGCTAGCAACCATCGTGTTGCTTTCGTCCGTGTTAGATCAGTTCTTGCCCCGACTAGCTTTGCCGCTAGTACAGATCGCCCTAGGCGCAGCGGGGGCACTTTTCCTTTCGCAACCGCTCAGCTTGGGGATGGACCCCGACCTGTTCTTGATCTTGTTTATTGCGCCGCTGCTATTTGACGAATCGAAGCATGTTTCGAAAAGTGCTTTGGCGAAGAACCTGGGCGGCATCTTGTCACTAGCGCTTGCGTTGGTCTTTGCCTCCGTACTGGCAGTGGGATTCTTGCTGCACTGGGCTTCGCCCTCGATCCCGCTAGCGGCAGCCTTCGCGTTGGGGGCTGCGTTAGGGCCCACAGATGCGGTAGCTACCTCGGCGCTGTCTCCCTCCGTGGCTTTGGACGAAAGACAGAACGCGCTTCTTTCGGGCGAGGCACTGATCAACGACGCCTCCGGAATCGTGTCTTTCCAATTCGCAGTGGCTGCCGCGGTAACCGGTCTCTTTTCGGTGGCGGACGCCTCTAGCGCCTTCGCGAAGACTTTCCTAGGCGGGCTGGGGATCGGCCTAGTGCTGGGAATCGTCTCGCTGATCCTTCTGGGGATAGTCCGTCTGATCGGGCTCGAATCTACCGTTTTCCACGTGACCTTCGAACTGCTCAGCCCATTCGTGATCTACCTGCTGGCCGAATCTTTGCACGTGAGCGGTATCTTGGCAGTAGTTGCCGCAGGGCTAACCACCACGTTATTCACCCCGCGGGTAGGCACCTCTTACTCCGCCAGGGTTAGGCTGGTGTCGTCCTCGGTGTGGGAAGTGCTCACTTTCGTGCTGAACGGGGTTGTGTTCGTCTTGCTGGGCACCCAATTCCCCTCGGTCATGCGTAGTTCATGGCGCCGCGAAGGAAGTGGCCTGACCATGGTGGGGCTCGTCTTCTTGTTGTCCTTCGCCCTCATCGTCCTGCGTTTCGTGTGGATTTACGTGATGGAAGCACTCCGAGGGCGAACATGGCGCGTTCCGCTGCGCAAGGCTGCCACCACAACGCTTGCAGGCCCTAAGGGGGCCGTGACGCTGTCGATCATGTTCACGCTGCCCCAAATGGCCTCTAACGCCAAACCGTTTCCGGCTAGGGACGAACTAATCTTTCTAGCCTCTGGGATCATTCTGGTTACCTTGCTGCTAGCGAATTTTCTGCTACCGGTGCTGTCCCCGAAGAAGGGGGATGCGAAAGAAGAATCGCGAATGCGCTGGGGAGAGGCGGAAGTGCTTCGCCGCACCATCAGTGCGTTGCGCAGTAGGCACGGCACCTCTGCGCCCCTCGCTGTTGCGGCGCTGACCAGGCGGTACAATCGCGAAATTAGGGAATTGGAAGAGGCCGGCACCTACGCCGAGCAGATTCGCCAGGCCCGGCTCCAAGTTGTCACTGGCCAGCTGAATCATGCCGCCGCCTTGCGGGAAGAAGAAAAGATCACCGAAGCAACATTTAGGCAGTTGCAGATGATCCTGTCGCGCACGAAGGAAGGGCTAATTCGCCGGGGCAAAACAAAACGCAGGCTGCTAAAAACGCTGCCGCGCCTGTTCCAGCGTTTGCTACTTGGCTTCCAGCGGCGAAACCGCGCCGGAAGTGAGCAGATAGATCCGCATCAAATCCTGGCTGCCCGGGTATTGCTGGAAAAGAAAACTCTGGCTGAACTGGCCGAGCGCAAAGCTAACGGGGACGAGGCCGCAGCCCACCTGGTAGGGGAACATCAAGAACTGGCAGACCTGCTCAGGGAACGCCTAGAGGCATACCAGATGCGTACGCAGCGCCGGCCGATGGACGGAGACCGCACAAAGCAAAAGCAGGAGCTGTCGGCTTCGATGGAAGCTTTAGAAGCAGAGGCCCTGCGGCTGCGCCTGGGCTACGTCGGGGAGCTGCGCGAGGAAGGCCGCATCACCGACCAAATAGCAAATGCCTTGCGTGATGACGTGTACCTGCTGCAGATGAACCTTTCAGGGGCAACTCTCTAG
- a CDS encoding amidohydrolase family protein codes for MDKLITVEEHITYEDIFAKVRELDPARPKRMDPELQEFLGGYFEGVQGWDSLTGRRLELMDEEGVDVQVVSHGHGSPGQLAHPAAVDMCKEVNDRLAKMISEVPDRFAGFATLPLVDPAAAVDELHRCVSELGFHGSLVLGRYQDLFLDHPRFRPILKAHAELNVPLYIHPGPIMDSVANAYYSGGTWPAKVDYMLASSGFGWHVDAGVQVLRLIAAGVFDELPNLKILSGHWGETLPAYLERFDDQIGIAATYLERPFSQAYREQVWITPSGILTTAQLDLAIAQVGADHILWSEDIPYIKCKNIRTFLDEADLDEGDREKIAHRNAEALLGL; via the coding sequence GTGGACAAGCTGATCACCGTCGAAGAACACATCACTTACGAGGACATCTTCGCCAAGGTGCGCGAGTTGGATCCTGCCCGTCCCAAGCGGATGGACCCGGAACTGCAAGAATTCCTTGGCGGCTATTTCGAGGGCGTGCAAGGTTGGGATTCGCTGACCGGCCGCCGTCTAGAACTGATGGATGAAGAGGGCGTGGACGTCCAAGTTGTCTCGCACGGGCACGGCTCTCCCGGCCAGCTAGCCCACCCCGCAGCAGTGGACATGTGCAAGGAGGTAAACGACCGGCTTGCCAAGATGATCAGCGAGGTACCCGACCGGTTCGCGGGTTTTGCCACGCTCCCCCTTGTGGATCCCGCGGCCGCAGTAGACGAATTACACCGCTGCGTTAGCGAACTGGGATTCCACGGTTCCCTAGTATTAGGGCGCTACCAGGACCTGTTCTTAGATCACCCGCGTTTTAGGCCCATCTTGAAGGCACACGCGGAGCTGAACGTCCCCCTGTACATTCACCCCGGCCCGATCATGGATTCGGTGGCAAACGCCTACTATTCGGGCGGCACCTGGCCCGCCAAAGTCGACTACATGCTTGCCTCTTCCGGCTTTGGCTGGCACGTGGACGCGGGGGTGCAGGTACTGCGCCTTATCGCCGCCGGCGTGTTCGACGAACTGCCTAACCTCAAGATCCTCTCGGGTCACTGGGGCGAAACCCTTCCCGCCTACCTGGAGCGATTCGACGACCAGATCGGGATTGCTGCCACCTACCTAGAGCGCCCCTTCTCGCAGGCCTACCGCGAGCAAGTGTGGATTACGCCCTCGGGAATACTGACGACGGCGCAACTAGATTTGGCTATTGCCCAAGTGGGTGCCGACCACATTCTGTGGAGCGAAGATATCCCCTACATCAAGTGCAAGAACATTCGCACTTTCCTCGATGAGGCGGACCTTGATGAGGGCGATCGGGAAAAGATTGCCCACCGCAACGCCGAAGCGCTTTTGGGACTGTGA